One genomic window of Legionella jordanis includes the following:
- the prfB gene encoding peptide chain release factor 2 (programmed frameshift), translating into MLEVNQIALSLADLEKRITALRGYLDFDNKRERLEEVSRELESAEVWNDPEHAQALGKERAQLEAIVHQLAELGQSVIDLTELFEMAREEDDQSTISDVYAEVTGIEQRVAALEFRRMFSGEMDQCNAYLDIQSGSGGTEAQDWAEMLLRMYLRWGEHHGFGTELVECSAGEVAGIKSATIHFTGEYAYGWLRTETGVHRLVRKSPFDSGNRRHTSFAAVFVSPEIDDDIEIDINPADLRIDTYRASGAGGQHVNRTDSAVRITHVPSGIVVQCQTDRSQHKNKDQAMKQLRAKLYEMEMQKKNAAQQALEASKSDIGWGSQIRSYVLDQSRIKDLRTGVETSNTQAVLDGDLDQFIEASLKAGVGEEV; encoded by the exons ATGTTAGAAGTCAATCAAATTGCACTTTCTTTGGCTGATTTGGAAAAGCGGATTACAGCGCTTAGGGGGTATCTT GACTTTGATAATAAGCGTGAGCGGCTCGAAGAAGTCTCTCGTGAATTAGAATCGGCAGAAGTTTGGAATGACCCTGAGCATGCGCAAGCTTTAGGGAAAGAGCGGGCTCAACTGGAAGCGATAGTTCATCAATTGGCAGAGCTTGGGCAGTCTGTTATCGATTTAACTGAATTGTTTGAAATGGCCCGAGAGGAAGACGATCAAAGCACAATCAGCGATGTCTATGCTGAAGTGACTGGCATTGAGCAACGCGTTGCAGCACTGGAATTTCGTCGAATGTTTTCTGGCGAAATGGATCAATGCAATGCCTATTTGGATATTCAATCCGGTTCAGGCGGTACGGAAGCACAGGATTGGGCTGAAATGTTGCTTCGGATGTATCTCCGCTGGGGAGAGCATCATGGCTTTGGTACCGAACTGGTTGAATGCTCAGCAGGTGAAGTTGCGGGGATAAAAAGCGCAACCATCCATTTTACGGGTGAATACGCCTATGGCTGGTTAAGAACTGAAACTGGCGTTCATCGCTTGGTAAGGAAGTCTCCTTTCGATTCAGGCAATCGTCGGCACACTTCTTTTGCGGCAGTGTTTGTTTCACCTGAAATCGATGATGACATTGAAATTGACATTAATCCGGCTGATTTAAGAATCGATACGTATCGCGCATCAGGTGCAGGTGGTCAGCACGTGAACCGTACTGATTCAGCTGTGCGCATCACTCACGTCCCAAGTGGTATAGTGGTTCAATGCCAAACAGATCGAAGTCAGCATAAAAATAAAGACCAGGCGATGAAGCAGTTGCGCGCAAAACTTTATGAAATGGAGATGCAAAAGAAAAACGCAGCTCAACAAGCGCTTGAAGCCAGCAAATCGGATATTGGTTGGGGTTCACAGATTCGTTCTTACGTTCTTGATCAATCACGCATTAAAGATTTACGAACGGGTGTGGAAACAAGCAATACCCAAGCCGTTTTAGACGGTGATTTAGACCAATTTATTGAAGCCAGTTTAAAGGCGGGAGTAGGGGAAGAGGTATGA
- the lysS gene encoding lysine--tRNA ligase → MTEEHLDESEVYQIRKQKLADLRSQGFNFPNKFRRHELAADLIHKYESLEKEELAEKHIKVVVAGRIVLRRIMGKASFFHIQDVSGRIQAYIRQNDLADLYEQFKHWDLGDIVGLSGELFKTNTGELTVHASHIELLTKSLRPLPDKFHGLADQEMRYRKRYVDLIANEESRKTFLMRSKLISAFRQFMDSHQFLEVETPMMHPIPGGALARPFITHHNTLDMQMFLRIAPELYLKRLVVGGFERVYEINRNFRNEGISTRHNPEFTMVEFYQAYADYQDLMDFTEKLLRYLAREVVGSLEVPYQGQVINFGKPFERMTVKEAILHYHEDLAHGEIETIDGCRTVLKRLGIAYKESDGLGKLQMLIFEETVESLLIQPTFITAYPTEVSPLARRNDMNPEVTDRFEFFIAGREIANGFSELNDAQDQAERFQKQVEEKDAGDLEAMHFDHDYIEALEYGMPPTAGEGIGIDRLVMLFTDSPSIRDVILFPHLRQN, encoded by the coding sequence ATGACAGAAGAACATTTAGATGAGAGCGAAGTGTATCAAATTCGCAAGCAGAAACTCGCTGATTTACGCAGTCAAGGCTTTAATTTCCCGAATAAATTTCGCCGTCATGAACTTGCTGCTGATTTAATTCATAAATACGAGTCCCTTGAAAAAGAAGAATTAGCAGAAAAGCACATCAAAGTTGTCGTTGCTGGACGTATTGTTCTTAGACGCATCATGGGTAAAGCAAGTTTTTTCCACATCCAGGATGTATCTGGGCGAATCCAGGCCTACATTCGGCAAAATGACTTGGCTGACCTTTACGAACAATTTAAGCACTGGGATTTGGGGGACATAGTTGGCTTGTCCGGTGAACTGTTTAAAACCAATACCGGTGAATTGACAGTCCATGCCAGTCACATTGAGTTGCTGACGAAATCCTTAAGGCCTTTGCCAGATAAATTTCATGGTTTAGCGGATCAGGAAATGCGTTACCGCAAGCGTTATGTGGATCTGATTGCTAATGAAGAAAGCCGAAAAACGTTTCTAATGCGATCAAAGCTGATCTCAGCATTTCGTCAATTTATGGACAGCCATCAATTCCTTGAAGTGGAAACCCCAATGATGCACCCTATTCCAGGTGGGGCGTTGGCTCGGCCATTTATTACACACCATAATACCTTAGACATGCAAATGTTCTTAAGAATTGCTCCTGAGCTGTATTTGAAACGTTTGGTGGTAGGTGGGTTTGAGCGAGTTTATGAAATCAATCGCAACTTCCGTAATGAAGGCATTTCTACCCGGCATAATCCTGAGTTTACAATGGTTGAATTCTACCAAGCTTACGCGGATTACCAGGATTTAATGGATTTCACCGAAAAATTATTGCGTTATTTAGCTAGAGAGGTGGTGGGTTCTCTAGAAGTTCCTTACCAAGGTCAAGTGATTAACTTTGGCAAACCCTTTGAACGCATGACGGTTAAAGAGGCCATTTTGCATTACCATGAAGATCTTGCTCACGGTGAAATTGAAACCATTGATGGCTGTCGTACAGTTCTCAAGCGCCTGGGCATTGCTTACAAGGAAAGCGATGGCTTAGGTAAGTTGCAGATGCTGATTTTTGAAGAGACGGTTGAGAGTTTATTAATTCAACCAACTTTCATCACGGCTTATCCCACTGAGGTATCCCCCTTGGCTCGAAGAAACGACATGAATCCTGAGGTGACGGATCGTTTTGAATTCTTTATTGCTGGCCGCGAAATTGCAAATGGCTTTTCAGAATTAAATGATGCCCAAGATCAGGCAGAACGGTTCCAAAAGCAGGTTGAGGAAAAGGATGCTGGAGATCTCGAAGCGATGCATTTTGACCATGATTATATTGAGGCATTAGAGTATGGCATGCCGCCCACGGCTGGAGAAGGTATCGGTATTGACCGCTTGGTGATGTTGTTCACTGATTCTCCTTCTATTCGCGATGTGATTTTATTTCCTCATTTACGTCAAAACTAA